The DNA region TTGCAAGAGTTCTATGGCATCGTCGATAAATTTTCTGGCTGGGATGAATTGGGCATCGGTAAACCAAAAGTTGCGAATGCCGCGATCGTATAATTGGCGCATCTCAGCCACTACTTCATCTGCTGGGTTGATGCGTACTTGTTTCCCTTCGACAACAGTGTAGACGCAATAGCAACAGTTATGAGGACAACCACGCTTGGTTTGTACACCTATATAAAAATCTTGCTCTTGCAGGTAAAAGTTAAATTCCGGCCAGATGCTTTCGATATAGTCGTAGTTACAAGCTGTTTTTTCTAGGGGAGTGGGTTGTTCGTGAATTAGCCTTTCCCGTGGTTGAGCTTCTCCCGCAATGTAACAGCGTTCATCTCGAAAATCTTTGCCACCTAAAAGTTTTTCTAGGAGGGTTTCCCCTTCACCCACAGAAATAATTGTCCCTTGGGGTAAGCTTTTACCCAACTGTTCGTAAAAGACACTGACTGCACCACCACCTACAACTACACGGGCATTAGAATTATATTTTTGGGCACGTTTTAAACCGCGTTTGATTAAGCCCTGATTGCGCCACAACTCTACATAGTAAGCGATGAAAATTCGTAAACCGCCCAATCCCCCACGTAGTTTCAATAGAGGATTCTTCGCGTAGTAAAATTCAAAGGCGTTTTGTAGGGGGTTCCCACCGCGTCCACCAACTGGGGCATAAATTTGAATATCCCGCCACGAAAATACTAGTAGTGTCGGTTTAAATTCATCGATACAGCGATCCAGAGCAGAACTGTAGTCTAAAGGTGGCACTGTTCCTAAATCAAAAATTCGCTGTTCGATATCAGGAAACTGTTTGTGGACATGATCGCTCAGGTAGACAACCCCAATGGGAAAGATAGGGTTACAAGGAAGGCGAACGTAAAGAATTCGATTTTCCATCATGGGTATTTTGACTTCCATCTTGCCAATCTTTGGGGAAAGCGAGATAAATTCCAGTTTTAAAGGGTGTTTTTGTTTTAGCTGCTTTTAATCTCTTATAATCTTGCTTGACATTGAAGCAATTTATTGATATGTAGCGTGAAACTTTTGTTCACAGATGTAGGAATCAATAAAATTGCTTTCATACCAAACGCATGGCATCAAGAGAGGCTTTATGAAGACATTTTTCATATAGCTTTACGATAACATTGAGTTTATTCATTAAGCGATGATCCCAGGCTTTTAATCTTGGGATAGATGAAACACAAAAATACACCCCTGAACTAGGCTCAAGCCAAGGGGATCTTCGCCATACTTACCCTAAAATTATCTGCCCTAAAGAAGTTAAAGTTTTTTTGTCAGAAATTAAAAATTAAAAGATGTTCACATAGTGTAAAATTGCAGAAAAAGCAGAAATTTTTCTAAAAATTTTATAACCTACAATATATCTTTAGGTAGAAATAATCTATAAAAGTTCAGTTGGTAGTCGGAGCTACAGCAACTGGGGATCAGGCAATGCTAGGCTTGGCTAGTGTAATGTAAAATTGTGGCGTAAAGCTCCTCAGCAGTTATGGCTCAAATATTAGATCCTCTACCACCTGAGCAATCGGGAAAAATTCTCTGCTGCTACATTAATGCCACGAGCAAAATACAGGTAGCTCGCATCTCCAATATTCCCAACTGGTACTTTGAAAGGGTTGTTTTTCCTGGACAACGTTTAGTGTTTGAAGCTCCGCGAAAAGCTCAATTGGAGATTCACACAGGGATGATGGCAAGTGCAATTTTATCCGATAAAATTCCGTGCGATCGCCTAATGCTCGACGAACCCGGCGTTTATGAGTTCGATACAGACTCATCAGATGAAAATGACCTTATTAATACCAGGTCTATAGTGCAGCAAATTAATACAAAAATCGGAGATAGTACAAAACCCTTACAATTCCTTGGTTTAGCATCGGTTGATTAAAAAAAAATTTACTAAATTTAAGGGTTGCTAATTCAGCAGCCTTTTTTGTTTATTATTTTCTATTGGGCATTGGGCATAGAAAAGAGGCAGAGGGGCAGGGTGCGGGGGCAGAGGGGAAAAATCTTCTCCCTTGCTCCCTGCTCCCTCATCTTCCCCTGCTTCCCCTGCTCCCCCATTTCATTTACAATCAATCTTATGAATCTGCCTTCATTTCTTTGGTTGTGGAAAATAGCCGCCTGGTCAATGGGGTTGTCCCTGCTGGCATATCTGATGTTAGCAGTCACCGGCGTTTGGATGTTTCGGGCGAGAACTTCGCAGCAATTCCCATTTATTACCCCATTTATGGGCGGAAATAAAGAGGTGCGATCGCTCCACTATACAATGGGCATCAGCATGGTAAGTTTAGTACTACTACTGCTAGCGATCGGCATTGTTGGCACTCTTGGTCATTTTGGCTCCTTGGGTCATTCATCACATTTAGTTGCTGGATTGATAGTAGTAGCATTAGTTTTACTATCTGCTTTGAGTGCGACGCAAATTAGTGCCAGACGACCTTGGGCTAGACCTTTACACGTCGGCGTAAATATTATTTTATTTATAGGATTTGCCTGGGTATCTTTTACTGGTTGGATTGTAGTACAAAAGTATTTACCTTAAAGGATAATTTGAAATTTCAAAGTGGTATAGCTTATGTGCGACAGGCGAGGTAGGACATAGACCTACCGTACAATGAAGAAAAGCATTGTAATTGAGCCGTGACAGCAAACTCAGCCAATATTTCAGCTTCTGTATTTCGTCTGTCTCCTTTGATTCGGATAACGCTGCTGAGTCTATACATAGCACTCACAGTTCCATTACCCTTCTTATCGCAGGTAACAGCTGCACCAGTACCCCCAAAATTCTTGTGGATAGGAATTAGCATCGGCTTCGTTGCCTTGTATGCTGTATTGACTGAACGAGTGACGGTAGATGACCAGGGAATTCAGGTTACTTACCCCGCCTGGGTACCTAGCTTTTTTCGTAAAGGCTGGTTTTTACCTTGGTCAGAGGTGAAAGAGTTAAAACCCCGCACCACTGGTCAAGGAGGAATAGTTTATTACTTTGTCAGCCAGGATGGGAAAGCTTATTTACTACCGATGCGTGTAGTTGGATTTGCCCGTTTCGTGCAAATTGTCCAAGCAAAGACAGGCATTGATACTACAGATGTTCGCCCTTTAGCGCAGCCGTGGATGTACTTGATTTTACTAGGATTGACACTGCTGTTATTATTGGTCGATGGCTGGGCGATCGCTACAGCTTTAACTACCAGACAATTAACTTAAAATTGGGCATGGGGCATTGGGCATGGCTCAAGAATCAATCAATAGTTCTTCTTCCCCTGCCTCCCCTGCCTCCCCATGTCCCTACTCCCCACTCCTCACTCTCCTTGAATACAGCAAAAGCCACACTCAGGCTAGAGCAAGTTAATCTGTTTACGAAGCTGAAAACCCAACTTCCAGGGAATCAGCAAGGATACCCCATATTGCAAGATATCTCCTTAGAGGTATTCCAAGGCGATCGCATTGCCATTGTAGGGTCAGTTGGCGCTGGAAAAACTTCGTTATTAAAACTCCTCAACCGCCTCATTGAACCCACCAGTGGCAGAATCTATCTAGAAAACCAAGAATATCGCCAAATACCCGTCATCCAGCTACGCCAGATGCTTGTACTTGTATTGCAAGAATCAAAGCTGTTGGGGATGACAGTTGGACAAGCCTTGGCTTATCCTTTAGTTTTGCGTGGTTTGTCCAAACAGACAATTGAGCAACGAGTCAGTCACTGGACAGAACAACTGCATATTCCTAGTGAATGGTTAGGGCGAACAGAGGTGCAACTTTCTGCGGGACAACGACAACTAGTAGCGATCGCTCGTGCCTTAGTCATCCAGCCTAAAATATTATTATTAGACGAGCCAACCTCTGCCCTTGATGCTGGTACTGCTTCTCATCTAATGCAAGTCTTAACCCAGTTAAGTCAAACTCATCAAACCACGATTTTGATGGTAAACCACCAACTGGAACTAACTCAGATGTTTTGCACTCGGTTATTACATCTACACCAAGGTCATTTATTGGCAAATCAAAAAGTCTCTGAAATAAACTGGGTTGAATTACGAGAAAGCTTAATTCAAGCAGAAGCTCAAGACGATTTTGGATTTTAAATTTCCATTAGTCAATCATCATTGGGTATTAAAAGTGCTGAGTTAGGAGTTAAGAGTTAATAATTATCCCTCATCTCCGTCATCCCCCACTCCCTACTCCCTATTCCCCACTCCCCACTCCCATCACACACTACTAAGCGTTGAACGTTGATTATTAAATCTCTCTCTAGCTAACTTTGTTGTTTGTGATTGTGAAATATTGCTATTCAAAATTTCCATGTTAAAACGGTATCCTACATTGCGGATCGTTTGAATCAAATTGGGTTGGCGAGGATCAAGTTCAACCTTTTTCCGCAGCGATAAAACATGAGTATCAATAGTACGAGGGTTATCGATAGCATCAGGCCAAGCACGGCGCAGTAATTCTGACCGACTCAGAGGCACTCCCCCAGCTTGTGCCAAAACGTACAGCAAACTGAATTCTTGGGGCGTTAAGTCGATAAACTCCCCTTGGAAACGGACACGGCGCTGAACTAAATCGATTTGCAAAGTGCCATAATCCAAGTAAGCTGGTGCAGTAGGTGTGCGCTTCCGGCGAATTAGTGCCTCTACCCGTGCTAAAAACTCTTGCATTCCAAAAGGTTTGCTCAGATAATCATCTGCGCCCGCCTT from Nostoc commune NIES-4072 includes:
- a CDS encoding photosystem II high light acclimation radical SAM protein, which translates into the protein MEVKIPMMENRILYVRLPCNPIFPIGVVYLSDHVHKQFPDIEQRIFDLGTVPPLDYSSALDRCIDEFKPTLLVFSWRDIQIYAPVGGRGGNPLQNAFEFYYAKNPLLKLRGGLGGLRIFIAYYVELWRNQGLIKRGLKRAQKYNSNARVVVGGGAVSVFYEQLGKSLPQGTIISVGEGETLLEKLLGGKDFRDERCYIAGEAQPRERLIHEQPTPLEKTACNYDYIESIWPEFNFYLQEQDFYIGVQTKRGCPHNCCYCVYTVVEGKQVRINPADEVVAEMRQLYDRGIRNFWFTDAQFIPARKFIDDAIELLQKIVDSGMTDIHWAAYIRADNLTPQLCDLMAKTGMNYFEIGITSGSQELVRKMRMGYNLRTVLQNCRDLKAAGFNDLVSVNYSFNVIDERPETIRQTIAYHRELERIFGADKVEPAIFFIGLQPHTHLEEYAFKEGILKPGYDPMSLMPWTAKKLLWNPEPLGSFFGEVCLQAWQQNPNDFGREVMKILEEKLGCADLEAALSAPIETKDKQLAAV
- a CDS encoding DUF1830 domain-containing protein, whose protein sequence is MAQILDPLPPEQSGKILCCYINATSKIQVARISNIPNWYFERVVFPGQRLVFEAPRKAQLEIHTGMMASAILSDKIPCDRLMLDEPGVYEFDTDSSDENDLINTRSIVQQINTKIGDSTKPLQFLGLASVD
- a CDS encoding DUF4079 domain-containing protein; the protein is MNLPSFLWLWKIAAWSMGLSLLAYLMLAVTGVWMFRARTSQQFPFITPFMGGNKEVRSLHYTMGISMVSLVLLLLAIGIVGTLGHFGSLGHSSHLVAGLIVVALVLLSALSATQISARRPWARPLHVGVNIILFIGFAWVSFTGWIVVQKYLP
- a CDS encoding ABC transporter ATP-binding protein: MNTAKATLRLEQVNLFTKLKTQLPGNQQGYPILQDISLEVFQGDRIAIVGSVGAGKTSLLKLLNRLIEPTSGRIYLENQEYRQIPVIQLRQMLVLVLQESKLLGMTVGQALAYPLVLRGLSKQTIEQRVSHWTEQLHIPSEWLGRTEVQLSAGQRQLVAIARALVIQPKILLLDEPTSALDAGTASHLMQVLTQLSQTHQTTILMVNHQLELTQMFCTRLLHLHQGHLLANQKVSEINWVELRESLIQAEAQDDFGF
- a CDS encoding response regulator transcription factor, coding for MGSVCIEIIEGNPHLRSLLGWHLQQLEYRVHQAASIYQAREVFLSHQPTLVVLDADLPDGDGIEFCRWLHRQQQPLILMLSARNGEGDIVAGLKAGADDYLSKPFGMQEFLARVEALIRRKRTPTAPAYLDYGTLQIDLVQRRVRFQGEFIDLTPQEFSLLYVLAQAGGVPLSRSELLRRAWPDAIDNPRTIDTHVLSLRKKVELDPRQPNLIQTIRNVGYRFNMEILNSNISQSQTTKLARERFNNQRSTLSSV